The DNA segment CCTCGTCAGTGGAACACCGAACGCGCGTCGGCGGTGACCTCGATGGGAACGGCGACCGGGATGAACTCGGTCGAGAGCGGGGCCCGCCAGATCGCGCGCAAGGTCACGGTCGCGCCGCGACGGTCGTCGGTACGGGCGTGCACGAGTTCGAGCCCGTGCAGGTCGGAACCGGCGTCGGCGAGGTATGCGGATGCCGCGGCACCGACGGACGCGTCGTCGAGCCCGAGCAGGAGCCGGTCGCCGTCGACCCGGACGTCGTCGATGCGCCACGCCTCGGCCGCCGCCAGCGCGGCGCCGTCGGCGAGCGTGTACAGGCGCTTGCGCTCGAGGTAGAGCGAGGTCGCGGATGCCGCGACGAGGACGAGCGCGAGCGCGATGACCCCGAACACGATCGTCAACAGCAGGGTCGAGCCCGCCTCATCGGGTGCGCGGCCGGCCCGCCGGTTCGCCGAGGTGGGCCCGGGTCGCCGCCGGGTCGGGGTCACGGTGCGCTCCGGGCCACGCGCGAGACCGTCTGCGTCGCCTCGGCCCCGACCCGGACCGACCCGATGCCGTTCGAGACGAGCACGGCGGGAACGACCGGGAGGGCGACCGCCGCGTCGACCCGGACCCGGATCCTGCTGCCGGGCGCATCGCAGGCGCCGTCGCACTCGAAGCCGACGGATGTCGCGCCCGCGTCGATCCCGTAGTCGGCGAGGCTCACGCGGACCGCGCGGTCCACGACTCCGGCCGGGTTCGCACCTCCGCCTGCGGCGTGCAGGGCTGCCACGCGCGCCGCGTGGCGCGCCGCGCCCTCGACGCCGAGCGCGGCCGACTGGACGGCGCCGATCGCGAGCACGAGGTAGACCAGCGGCACGAGCAGGATCATGCCGACCGTCAGGAACTCCAGCGATGCCGACCCGCGCTCCTCGTGCAGGGC comes from the Agromyces marinus genome and includes:
- a CDS encoding TadE family protein, which produces MPRSRRSGESQRMPRRALHEERGSASLEFLTVGMILLVPLVYLVLAIGAVQSAALGVEGAARHAARVAALHAAGGGANPAGVVDRAVRVSLADYGIDAGATSVGFECDGACDAPGSRIRVRVDAAVALPVVPAVLVSNGIGSVRVGAEATQTVSRVARSAP
- a CDS encoding pilus assembly protein TadG-related protein gives rise to the protein MTPTRRRPGPTSANRRAGRAPDEAGSTLLLTIVFGVIALALVLVAASATSLYLERKRLYTLADGAALAAAEAWRIDDVRVDGDRLLLGLDDASVGAAASAYLADAGSDLHGLELVHARTDDRRGATVTLRAIWRAPLSTEFIPVAVPIEVTADARSVFH